From the Streptomyces nigrescens genome, one window contains:
- a CDS encoding N-acetylglucosamine kinase, which yields MGLTCTALAVDAGNSKTDVALVAVDGNVLATARGGGFRPPAVGAGRAVDVLAPLVASVLARAGAPAGPVGHLSAFLANADLPVEEARLNAEIAGRGWARTVTVRNDTFALLRAGLPDDGEPVGVAVVCGAGINCAGLGRDGATARFPALGRISGDWGGGSCLADEALWCAARAEDGRGAATELARALPAHFGLTTMRELIEALHLHDIPGHRRHELPPVLFAAAASGDRIARALVTRQAEEIALLAGVALERLGLLGEPTPVILGGGVLASRHPLLHDQLTQLLADRAPKAVPHVVTAPPVLGAALDTLDRAGAEARAYGRVRGFGGWGVGR from the coding sequence GTGGGCCTGACCTGCACGGCGCTGGCCGTCGACGCGGGAAACAGCAAGACCGATGTGGCGCTGGTGGCCGTGGACGGCAACGTGCTCGCGACGGCCCGGGGCGGCGGTTTCCGGCCGCCGGCGGTGGGCGCCGGGCGGGCGGTCGACGTCCTGGCGCCGCTGGTGGCATCCGTCCTGGCGCGGGCCGGAGCGCCGGCCGGCCCCGTCGGCCATCTCTCCGCCTTTCTCGCCAACGCCGACCTCCCCGTCGAGGAGGCGCGGCTGAACGCCGAGATCGCGGGACGGGGGTGGGCGCGCACGGTGACCGTGCGCAATGACACCTTCGCCCTGCTGCGGGCCGGGCTGCCGGACGACGGGGAGCCGGTGGGCGTCGCCGTGGTGTGCGGGGCCGGCATCAACTGCGCCGGGCTCGGACGCGACGGTGCCACCGCGCGCTTCCCGGCCCTCGGCCGGATCTCCGGTGACTGGGGCGGCGGTTCATGCCTCGCCGACGAGGCGCTGTGGTGCGCGGCCCGCGCCGAGGACGGCCGCGGCGCGGCGACCGAGCTGGCCCGCGCGCTGCCCGCTCATTTCGGCCTGACCACCATGCGGGAACTGATCGAGGCACTCCATCTGCACGACATCCCCGGCCACCGCCGCCATGAACTGCCCCCGGTGCTCTTCGCCGCCGCCGCCTCCGGCGACCGGATCGCCCGCGCCCTCGTGACCCGCCAGGCGGAGGAGATCGCCCTCCTGGCCGGCGTCGCCCTGGAGCGCCTCGGCCTCCTCGGCGAACCCACCCCCGTCATCCTGGGCGGCGGCGTCCTTGCCTCCCGGCACCCCCTCCTCCATGACCAGCTCACCCAACTCCTCGCGGACCGCGCCCCCAAGGCGGTCCCGCATGTGGTGACCGCCCCGCCGGTACTGGGCGCGGCCCTCGACACCTTGGACCGGGCAGGAGCGGAGGCGAGGGCTTATGGGCGGGTGCGGGGGTTTGGGGG
- a CDS encoding 6-phospho-beta-glucosidase, with amino-acid sequence MTSPQGLTPRPRIKLAVVGGGSTYTPELIDGFARLRDLLPLEELVLVDPDTERLELVGGLARRIFARQGHPGRISWTGDLDAGTDGADAVLLQLRIGGQAARNQDETWPLECGCVGQETTGAGGLAKALRTVPVVLDIAERVRRRNPAAWIVDFTNPVGIVTRALLTHGHRAVGLCNVAIGFQRTFATLLGVTPEQVELEHIGLNHLTWERSVRVAGKDVLPELLAAHGETLAGKVRMPRALLDHLGAIPSYYLRYYYQHDAVVRELRGKPSRAAEVAALERQLLTLYGDPALDEKPELLSRRGGAFYSEAAVALTSSLLGDTGDVQIVNARNDGTLPFLPDDAVIEVPATVDSTGAAPLPVRPLEPRYAGLIAHVTAYEQLALEAALLGRDGRTTGRADGRNAVFSALLAHPLIGQLDQADRLTDELIAHNREHLPWA; translated from the coding sequence ATGACGTCTCCCCAGGGGCTCACCCCCCGCCCTCGTATCAAGCTCGCCGTGGTCGGCGGCGGCTCCACCTACACCCCCGAACTCATCGACGGTTTCGCCCGGCTGCGTGATCTGCTGCCGCTGGAGGAACTCGTCCTCGTCGACCCGGACACGGAGCGGCTGGAGCTGGTGGGCGGACTGGCCCGGCGCATCTTCGCCCGGCAGGGGCACCCGGGCCGGATCTCCTGGACCGGCGACCTGGACGCCGGTACCGACGGCGCCGACGCCGTGCTGCTGCAACTGCGCATCGGCGGCCAGGCCGCCCGCAACCAGGACGAGACCTGGCCGCTGGAGTGCGGCTGCGTCGGCCAGGAAACCACCGGCGCCGGCGGCCTCGCCAAGGCGCTGCGCACCGTCCCCGTCGTCCTCGACATCGCCGAACGGGTACGCCGCCGCAACCCCGCGGCCTGGATCGTCGACTTCACCAACCCCGTCGGCATCGTCACCCGGGCCCTGCTCACCCACGGCCACAGGGCCGTCGGACTGTGCAATGTCGCCATCGGCTTCCAGCGCACCTTCGCCACCCTGCTGGGCGTCACCCCCGAGCAGGTCGAGCTGGAGCACATCGGCCTCAACCACCTCACCTGGGAGCGGTCCGTACGCGTCGCGGGCAAGGACGTGCTCCCGGAGCTGCTGGCGGCACACGGCGAGACCCTCGCCGGCAAGGTCCGGATGCCCCGCGCCCTCCTCGACCACCTCGGCGCCATCCCCTCCTACTATCTGCGCTACTACTACCAACACGACGCCGTCGTACGGGAGTTGCGCGGCAAACCGTCCCGCGCCGCGGAGGTCGCCGCCCTGGAGCGGCAGCTGCTCACCCTCTACGGCGATCCGGCGCTCGACGAGAAGCCGGAGCTTCTGTCCCGGCGCGGCGGGGCCTTCTACTCGGAGGCGGCGGTGGCGCTGACCTCGTCGTTGCTGGGCGACACCGGAGACGTCCAGATCGTCAACGCCCGCAACGACGGCACCCTCCCCTTCCTCCCCGACGACGCGGTGATCGAGGTCCCCGCAACGGTGGACTCGACGGGCGCCGCGCCCCTCCCCGTACGCCCCCTGGAACCGCGCTACGCCGGACTGATCGCCCATGTCACCGCCTACGAACAACTCGCCCTGGAGGCGGCGCTGCTGGGCCGCGACGGCCGTACCACCGGCCGGGCCGACGGGCGCAACGCCGTCTTCTCCGCCCTCCTCGCCCACCCCCTCATCGGCCAGCTCGACCAGGCGGACCGGCTCACCGACGAGCTGATCGCGCACAACCGGGAGCACCTCCCGTGGGCCTGA
- a CDS encoding ROK family transcriptional regulator, translated as MNDRAALDLLVSQGPLTRTRIGELTGLSKPTASQLLARLEAAGLVRTTGNVTGRPGPNAQLYEINPTAAHVAALAVDQQGITAAVADITGQVLGEERVGTDAVAEDAPNRTAQLVAQAVDGALAKAGLGRGQLHGAVIGTPGALDPRTGRLRYAPHLPDWHSRALEEELAEALGMPVTLENDVNLAAVAEHHDGAAQDVDDFVLVWADEGVGAALVLGGRLLRGATGGAGEIGYMPLPGAPLSRGGERSAARADAGGGFQRLVGAPSIIELAREYGAPDVRTVAGALAHDAVRAEVARRLATGLAAVVAVVDPQLIVLSGEVAQAGGEELRALVEEEFTGLALPRPVLRLSRTEGNPILLGALRTALAATRDAVFPTG; from the coding sequence TGGCCCGGCTGGAGGCCGCGGGCCTGGTGCGGACCACCGGCAATGTGACCGGACGGCCGGGGCCCAACGCGCAGCTCTACGAGATCAATCCGACGGCCGCGCACGTCGCCGCGCTCGCCGTCGATCAGCAGGGGATCACCGCCGCGGTCGCCGACATCACCGGGCAGGTGCTCGGCGAGGAACGGGTCGGCACCGACGCGGTCGCCGAGGACGCACCGAACCGGACCGCGCAGCTGGTCGCACAGGCCGTCGACGGGGCGCTGGCCAAGGCCGGGCTGGGGCGCGGGCAGCTGCACGGGGCGGTGATCGGCACACCCGGCGCGCTGGACCCGCGGACCGGGCGGCTGCGTTACGCGCCCCATCTGCCGGACTGGCACTCGCGGGCACTGGAGGAAGAGCTGGCCGAAGCGCTGGGCATGCCGGTCACCCTGGAGAACGATGTGAATCTGGCGGCGGTCGCCGAGCATCACGACGGGGCCGCACAGGACGTCGACGACTTCGTCCTGGTGTGGGCGGACGAAGGGGTCGGCGCCGCCCTCGTGCTGGGCGGTCGGCTGCTGCGCGGCGCCACCGGAGGCGCGGGCGAGATTGGCTATATGCCGCTGCCCGGCGCCCCGCTGTCCCGGGGCGGCGAACGCAGCGCCGCCCGGGCGGACGCCGGGGGCGGCTTCCAGCGGCTCGTCGGCGCGCCGAGCATCATCGAACTGGCCCGGGAGTACGGGGCACCCGACGTCCGTACGGTCGCCGGGGCGCTGGCGCACGACGCGGTGCGCGCCGAGGTCGCGCGGCGGCTGGCGACCGGGCTCGCCGCCGTGGTGGCGGTCGTCGACCCCCAGCTGATCGTGCTGTCCGGCGAGGTCGCCCAGGCCGGCGGGGAGGAGCTACGCGCCCTGGTCGAGGAGGAATTCACCGGGCTCGCGCTCCCCCGCCCCGTCCTGCGCCTCAGCCGCACAGAAGGCAATCCGATCCTCCTCGGCGCACTGCGGACGGCACTCGCCGCTACGCGCGACGCGGTGTTCCCCACCGGCTGA